In Vibrio marisflavi CECT 7928, the following are encoded in one genomic region:
- a CDS encoding O-antigen ligase family protein, protein MFVNKSMLVNKKEFLLLTYGLIFMLLLSMDKPQVHVSGMAFRLSFLAFFVIFLVQKSKIRISREDLFFFLSFIVFSLPSLVYSENLIKSIIYIFWMFFLFLCISGVATTIPLDNGKFRFFFKGIIISYRVQIIASFFVVLFGFQSRASGLLYEPSYFSLYLIPYLMFVLYSVIVDKKYMFFDLFVLCLFVHSSKSATMFLSIGISLAVILTFASKRKLVTLLKILVLAMVILGALQINKAVNPGGLVSITYSKMVDSKTDSGALIYFLARTGNRWPRAQLAYEVAKSNPLGVGIGTYTAHIENNRNYPVLKKKWPWFLNPEGYPAINMYLQIAATCGWLVCFIFVIWNIRLFIVLKSVDMKEFKILGLSFIVLCLSLNIESNYMRPYFWFLVGTSMLARNYARIKSKSQCDFDSLIIE, encoded by the coding sequence ATGTTCGTAAATAAATCAATGCTTGTTAATAAAAAGGAGTTTTTATTATTAACTTATGGCCTTATTTTTATGCTGTTGCTATCGATGGATAAACCTCAGGTTCACGTATCTGGGATGGCTTTCCGACTGTCTTTTTTAGCCTTTTTCGTAATATTTTTGGTACAAAAAAGTAAGATACGGATTTCAAGAGAAGACTTATTTTTCTTTCTGTCTTTCATAGTGTTTTCCTTGCCATCCTTGGTTTATTCTGAAAATTTAATAAAAAGCATTATATATATCTTTTGGATGTTTTTCTTGTTTTTATGCATATCTGGTGTTGCTACAACTATTCCTTTGGATAATGGTAAGTTTAGATTTTTTTTCAAAGGAATTATAATATCGTATCGAGTTCAAATTATAGCTTCCTTTTTTGTGGTATTATTTGGTTTTCAATCTAGAGCCTCTGGTTTGTTATATGAGCCATCGTATTTTTCTCTTTATTTAATCCCTTATCTAATGTTCGTTTTATATTCTGTTATTGTTGATAAGAAGTATATGTTTTTCGATTTGTTTGTATTGTGTTTATTTGTCCATTCATCTAAATCAGCAACAATGTTTCTATCTATTGGAATATCTCTAGCTGTGATTTTGACATTTGCATCAAAAAGAAAGCTAGTAACATTATTGAAGATACTTGTTCTTGCCATGGTTATATTGGGTGCTTTGCAAATAAACAAGGCAGTAAACCCAGGAGGTTTAGTTTCAATAACGTATAGTAAAATGGTTGATTCTAAAACTGATAGTGGAGCACTGATTTATTTTTTAGCAAGGACTGGAAACCGATGGCCGAGAGCACAGCTGGCATATGAGGTGGCTAAAAGTAACCCATTAGGTGTTGGTATTGGGACTTATACTGCACATATAGAAAATAATAGAAACTATCCAGTGTTGAAAAAAAAATGGCCATGGTTTCTGAACCCAGAAGGTTACCCTGCAATAAATATGTATCTCCAAATAGCAGCAACTTGTGGTTGGCTTGTATGCTTTATATTTGTTATTTGGAATATAAGGCTATTTATTGTTTTAAAATCAGTTGATATGAAAGAATTTAAAATATTGGGTTTGTCATTTATAGTTCTTTGTCTTTCTCTAAATATCGAATCTAATTATATGAGGCCATATTTTTGGTTTTTAGTTGGCACATCTATGCTAGCTAGAAATTATGCTCGCATTAAGAGTAAGTCTCAGTGTGACTTTGACAGCCTAATTATAGAGTAG
- a CDS encoding Wzz/FepE/Etk N-terminal domain-containing protein codes for MNQVDNKVKQSHDINTYTQDNSGNDMIDLLSLFSALWEKKKLITAVTFLFTLAGIIFSLFLPNIYQSTVLLAPTQDRTEISAMANQFGGLASLAGIKLGQQGDNTTDIAIASLKSREFINEFISQHHLLPELMALKKWNEKNNQLVFNSDIYDSKTNTWHGKQFYNESNKPTASDAYKAFSKILSIKTDKETGFISLSINLKSPYLAEKWATWLVEDINHWMKVRKIDSTKRNIKYLEEQLSKTSVTDMVTTFNKLIEQQTKQLMLAEAQNEYAFQTIDRADVPQEKVKPHRLLIVIASMFLGLILSCSFVWIRRVI; via the coding sequence ATGAATCAGGTAGATAACAAAGTGAAACAATCTCATGATATTAATACATACACGCAGGATAATTCAGGTAACGACATGATTGACTTACTTTCACTATTTTCTGCATTGTGGGAAAAGAAAAAATTAATCACTGCTGTTACTTTTTTATTTACGTTAGCTGGCATAATTTTTAGCTTATTTTTGCCTAATATTTACCAATCAACGGTTTTATTGGCCCCAACGCAAGATCGAACAGAGATAAGCGCTATGGCAAATCAATTTGGTGGGTTAGCTTCACTTGCAGGCATTAAACTAGGGCAGCAAGGTGACAACACGACCGATATTGCGATTGCTAGTTTAAAATCTAGAGAATTTATAAATGAATTTATTAGTCAGCATCATTTGTTACCCGAGTTAATGGCATTAAAGAAATGGAATGAGAAGAATAATCAACTTGTATTTAATTCGGATATTTATGATTCAAAAACAAATACTTGGCATGGTAAGCAATTCTATAATGAGTCCAATAAACCAACAGCAAGTGATGCGTATAAAGCTTTCAGCAAGATACTCTCGATTAAAACAGATAAGGAAACAGGGTTTATAAGCCTATCTATTAACTTAAAATCCCCTTATCTTGCGGAAAAGTGGGCTACATGGTTGGTAGAAGATATCAATCATTGGATGAAAGTTCGTAAAATAGACTCAACTAAAAGGAACATTAAATATTTAGAAGAACAACTAAGTAAAACTTCAGTAACTGATATGGTCACGACATTTAATAAGCTAATTGAGCAACAAACTAAACAGTTAATGTTGGCAGAAGCCCAGAATGAATATGCTTTTCAGACAATTGACCGGGCTGATGTTCCTCAGGAAAAGGTAAAACCACATCGTTTACTTATAGTTATCGCAAGCATGTTTTTAGGTTTGATTCTTTCCTGTTCATTCGTTTGGATTCGAAGAGTTATATAG
- a CDS encoding SLBB domain-containing protein produces MRKISIKVLDHTLKKAVFALCGLILFTGTAMAFTPTASQISEFKSLPKSEQMALAKQYGVDLSQFSPSTGSDAQSAKANSAPTILPRTVNYQDKSQRSQDLSSQPYQSQKLKPFGYDVFAGQPTSNTPLNDIPVPNDYVIGPGDEIKIQIYGKDNHSYSLDVGRNGEIDFPGLGPISVAGQSFHELKQALTVRVSEQMIGNKISVSMGTLRTIPVFVLGDAYQPGAYNVNSLTTVSQALIAAGGIDTVGTLRNIEVKRHGKLVERFDLYQMLLNGNSKQDIRLRAGDVVFIPAKGATVNINGAVQRPAIYELKSGETLSQAIHDAGGITATGSQNHITVKRQTNSGIKVFTLNLAEHADRDFKLENGDSLKINDKNTQLTSYIQVKGAVVRPGDYQFHKGMHISDVLNSVNSSLRDHVDLNYALLVRQIDMQGDIVTYQFNLKDAITNPKSAANLALQNRDEILVFSEAQSALDQNNASANSTSSDTNSADANSVTSNSSSSDLSNQKNQHTSLSKDSLKSLSLQSLEKKTIGEKSSDYSRTVLLAPVIDELRQQATPSQPVQVVEVSGAVRYPGVYPLSVNYKLSDLITAAGGLVESADLRTGEVSRVAIVNGQQHITHKNFELGKALNVNSADDFKLQSKDRINVFMKPEWREESTVTLDGAVKFPGTYTIQQGETLDDVIKRAGGLTRFAYADGAVLSRVSLKKSEAAKLQMLKSQMQQEIAELTLRRQTSVASYPTSPNEAMKVVDKLQTAKPIGRLVINLPAILKGNKQDDVMLQNGDTLYVPVKQNVISVVGQVQFPASFVYDPRESLSDYISKAGGTKVQADKDRMYVIRANGSVMLPNNSYWFSRKDDSLHPGDTIVVPINSNYLDSLSVWSTATQMLYQMGVAWKAVQ; encoded by the coding sequence ATGAGAAAAATATCAATCAAAGTGTTAGACCATACGCTTAAAAAAGCAGTTTTTGCTTTGTGTGGTTTGATTTTGTTCACAGGAACAGCCATGGCGTTCACGCCAACTGCTTCGCAGATCTCTGAATTTAAGTCTCTGCCAAAGTCTGAGCAAATGGCATTAGCTAAACAATATGGTGTTGATTTAAGCCAGTTTAGCCCAAGCACTGGCAGCGATGCACAGTCGGCGAAGGCAAATTCAGCGCCGACTATTTTGCCACGCACTGTTAACTACCAAGATAAGAGCCAGCGGAGTCAAGATTTATCATCGCAACCATATCAAAGTCAAAAACTGAAACCATTTGGTTATGACGTTTTTGCTGGCCAACCGACCAGTAATACGCCATTGAACGATATTCCAGTGCCGAATGACTACGTGATTGGCCCCGGCGATGAGATCAAAATTCAAATTTATGGTAAAGATAACCATAGCTACAGTTTAGATGTGGGTCGCAATGGAGAGATTGACTTTCCTGGCTTAGGACCTATTTCTGTCGCTGGGCAAAGTTTTCATGAACTGAAACAGGCGCTAACAGTAAGAGTTTCAGAGCAAATGATAGGTAATAAGATCTCTGTAAGCATGGGTACATTACGCACTATTCCGGTATTCGTGTTGGGGGATGCGTATCAACCGGGTGCTTACAATGTCAACTCTCTAACTACTGTATCACAGGCTTTGATTGCTGCAGGCGGCATTGACACAGTTGGAACTCTGAGAAACATCGAAGTGAAGCGTCACGGAAAGTTAGTGGAACGTTTCGACCTTTATCAAATGCTACTCAACGGTAATTCAAAACAAGATATCCGTCTTCGCGCGGGAGACGTTGTTTTCATTCCAGCGAAAGGCGCTACTGTTAATATCAACGGAGCAGTACAACGTCCAGCAATCTATGAATTAAAAAGTGGAGAGACGCTTTCTCAAGCGATTCATGATGCTGGGGGAATTACAGCGACAGGAAGCCAAAATCACATCACGGTGAAACGCCAGACAAACAGTGGCATTAAAGTATTTACGCTAAATCTTGCAGAACATGCAGATCGTGATTTCAAGCTTGAAAATGGTGATAGTTTAAAAATCAATGACAAAAACACCCAGTTAACTAGTTATATCCAAGTTAAGGGTGCGGTAGTTCGTCCTGGAGACTATCAGTTCCATAAAGGGATGCATATCTCTGATGTACTTAATTCGGTGAACTCCTCATTACGCGATCATGTTGATTTAAATTACGCTTTGCTGGTTCGTCAGATTGATATGCAAGGTGACATTGTAACGTATCAGTTTAACCTGAAAGATGCGATCACTAACCCTAAAAGCGCTGCAAATCTAGCGTTGCAAAATAGAGATGAGATTTTGGTATTTAGTGAAGCACAGAGTGCTTTAGACCAAAACAACGCTAGCGCAAACTCGACCAGCAGCGATACAAATAGTGCAGACGCAAATAGCGTAACTTCGAATAGTAGTAGCTCAGATCTAAGTAATCAGAAGAACCAGCACACGAGTTTGTCAAAAGACTCTTTAAAAAGTTTGAGTTTGCAGTCGCTTGAGAAAAAAACAATCGGCGAAAAATCCTCTGATTATTCGCGTACGGTTTTGTTAGCTCCGGTAATCGACGAACTAAGACAACAGGCGACGCCTTCGCAGCCAGTTCAGGTCGTTGAGGTAAGTGGCGCAGTTCGATATCCCGGTGTATACCCGTTGAGTGTCAATTACAAATTGAGTGATTTGATCACTGCAGCTGGTGGCCTAGTTGAATCTGCTGATTTACGCACTGGTGAAGTGAGCCGTGTGGCAATCGTTAACGGCCAGCAACATATTACACACAAAAACTTTGAGCTTGGAAAAGCACTGAATGTAAACAGTGCTGATGACTTTAAGCTGCAATCTAAAGACCGTATTAATGTCTTTATGAAGCCAGAGTGGCGTGAAGAGAGCACAGTAACGCTCGATGGCGCAGTTAAATTCCCAGGAACGTACACCATTCAACAGGGTGAGACTTTAGATGATGTGATAAAGCGAGCTGGTGGCTTAACGCGTTTTGCATATGCAGATGGTGCAGTGCTTAGCCGAGTAAGCTTGAAAAAATCGGAAGCTGCGAAATTGCAGATGCTGAAATCACAGATGCAGCAAGAAATTGCAGAACTGACTTTACGCCGTCAAACGTCTGTTGCGTCATACCCGACCTCGCCAAACGAAGCGATGAAAGTTGTTGATAAGTTGCAAACGGCTAAGCCTATCGGGCGACTTGTTATTAACTTGCCTGCAATTCTCAAAGGGAACAAGCAAGATGACGTGATGCTGCAAAACGGCGACACACTTTATGTTCCAGTTAAGCAGAACGTAATTAGCGTAGTAGGGCAAGTACAGTTCCCGGCAAGCTTTGTTTATGACCCACGTGAAAGCTTAAGTGACTATATCAGTAAAGCAGGCGGCACTAAGGTGCAAGCAGACAAAGATCGCATGTATGTAATCCGCGCAAATGGCTCAGTGATGCTACCAAATAACTCTTACTGGTTTAGTCGTAAAGATGATTCACTGCACCCAGGTGACACAATTGTTGTGCCAATCAACAGTAACTACCTAGACAGCTTAAGTGTATGGAGTACAGCAACTCAGATGCTGTATCAGATGGGAGTTGCTTGGAAGGCAGTTCAGTAA
- a CDS encoding capsule assembly Wzi family protein, with amino-acid sequence MRFTKAILIGLFISVSWYATATPWVEPDNSMLRVNLQQLADAGYIKAPLTTFPLQWALISDDLEQIDPTTLPAYLELSYRYVKHFYNDARLGRGNSHLKMMSGTQRPYNLGYGAFSRDEWGVYSSYESTDANYSYRLNANYAKQADGSKDFNYQGSYIAMAQGQYTFSAGELERWWGPGWQSSLTWSQNSYPIPAVSISRFGLNNLALGDWSIISLVGKLDSGSPNNYLWGTRVMSRPVQWLELGGSFQSYWGASDKKAYEEFPNVVADNEASAKRQTSLDMRLQLPTVGEVSQGLYGQIASTESQAELSSYLYGWESSWFVLGQQAHIVVERQKLHGSYYSESSDDPYLMVNDSLSINDQNVDSLWSAGGYLLFSNDQQLQLFVHRVSPINDSMFYQTSLEYQLPLWKGRLHLGGDYRTQRVDGDRLAMWIGWDFRFSE; translated from the coding sequence GTGCGCTTTACAAAAGCAATACTGATTGGATTATTTATCAGCGTATCATGGTACGCTACAGCCACACCTTGGGTTGAGCCAGACAATTCCATGCTCAGGGTGAATCTCCAGCAACTAGCTGATGCTGGTTATATTAAAGCCCCTCTCACGACGTTTCCGCTACAATGGGCATTGATTAGCGACGACCTAGAACAGATCGACCCAACAACGCTACCAGCCTATCTAGAGCTTTCTTATCGTTACGTTAAGCATTTTTACAATGATGCACGTTTAGGTCGTGGTAATTCACATCTTAAAATGATGAGTGGTACACAAAGACCATACAATTTGGGATATGGCGCTTTTTCTCGTGATGAGTGGGGTGTCTATTCAAGCTACGAGTCGACTGACGCAAACTACTCATATCGTTTAAATGCCAACTATGCCAAGCAAGCTGATGGCAGTAAGGATTTCAATTACCAAGGAAGTTACATTGCGATGGCACAAGGGCAATACACTTTTTCTGCCGGTGAGCTAGAACGATGGTGGGGACCAGGTTGGCAGTCTAGTTTAACTTGGTCGCAAAATAGTTATCCAATCCCTGCCGTATCAATTTCTCGCTTTGGTTTAAATAATCTGGCCTTGGGTGATTGGTCAATTATATCGCTGGTAGGGAAGTTAGATTCCGGTTCGCCAAACAATTACTTATGGGGAACACGAGTCATGAGCCGCCCCGTGCAGTGGCTAGAGCTCGGTGGCTCTTTCCAAAGTTATTGGGGGGCTTCTGATAAGAAAGCTTATGAAGAATTTCCAAATGTTGTCGCAGACAATGAAGCAAGTGCTAAACGTCAGACTAGCCTAGATATGCGTTTGCAACTTCCTACTGTAGGAGAGGTAAGCCAAGGGCTGTATGGACAGATAGCGAGTACTGAATCTCAAGCTGAACTTTCCAGTTACCTATATGGTTGGGAAAGTAGTTGGTTTGTTTTAGGGCAGCAGGCTCACATTGTTGTAGAGCGACAAAAGCTTCATGGTTCTTACTACTCAGAGAGCTCTGATGACCCTTATTTGATGGTCAATGATAGTTTATCTATCAACGACCAAAACGTAGATTCACTTTGGTCTGCAGGCGGTTATCTTCTGTTTAGCAATGATCAACAATTACAACTTTTTGTTCATCGAGTTAGTCCAATCAATGATTCGATGTTCTATCAAACTTCTTTGGAGTATCAGCTCCCCCTATGGAAAGGACGATTGCACCTAGGAGGCGATTATCGTACACAGCGAGTCGATGGTGATCGCTTGGCAATGTGGATTGGCTGGGACTTTCGTTTTTCAGAGTAG
- a CDS encoding YjbF family lipoprotein, which produces MNTFLRSTLLSILLAASGCTQTTQDLSDSFTLAIAGPQNNQISKQQIEEIPYASILVQKKDTPPALLVLAWVEGNSDSISKPAYMKWLSANKELFVTQSGRIVKTVNLPEKNLDRIESELPDPLTLGLNKNTTPKDWSFLISWSPDYHEQYPATSHFEVKQVEPRKLISGTRNLLHVVEYVSIPLINQELVNNYWLDPKSGEVVTSIQTPAPNMPSFTLTTAKPYINKEGDSL; this is translated from the coding sequence ATGAATACATTCTTGCGCTCTACTTTGTTATCTATTTTATTGGCAGCTTCTGGCTGTACGCAAACTACTCAAGACTTATCCGACTCCTTTACATTGGCGATCGCTGGGCCGCAAAATAACCAAATATCGAAACAACAAATTGAAGAGATCCCTTATGCCAGTATTCTCGTCCAAAAAAAGGACACTCCACCAGCGTTACTGGTATTAGCTTGGGTTGAAGGTAACTCTGATTCTATAAGCAAACCGGCTTACATGAAATGGTTGTCAGCTAACAAGGAGCTATTCGTAACTCAATCTGGGCGCATTGTAAAAACTGTCAATTTACCTGAGAAGAACCTAGACCGTATCGAGTCCGAACTACCTGATCCTTTAACTTTAGGCCTAAATAAAAATACAACACCAAAAGACTGGTCATTCTTAATCAGTTGGTCACCTGACTACCACGAGCAATACCCAGCGACCTCTCATTTTGAGGTAAAACAAGTCGAGCCTAGAAAACTAATCAGTGGAACAAGAAACCTATTGCACGTTGTTGAATACGTTTCAATTCCTCTAATTAACCAAGAATTAGTCAATAATTACTGGCTCGACCCGAAATCAGGGGAAGTGGTTACAAGTATACAAACTCCAGCTCCCAATATGCCTTCATTCACTCTTACGACAGCAAAACCCTATATCAATAAAGAAGGTGACTCTCTATGA
- a CDS encoding capsule biosynthesis GfcC family protein: MKVTLRYLLLLCMSIVSFSTFSKQLTTSIDIVINGTRAFTVKYPSHPRLDKVVIDALEKSHFGIEDINWLSSGLYEQSIPVKNASQAIHKLLRSAEGKMNTQWKTLDEKLQSMQFSDRYSASIDPDFTRLSIENNPRLFGHYSLTLNTVPSQVTILGNVIKPGALPWAPRKPIQQYLEQAQLINPAIGNIWVIQPDGKIYHPPVGYWNSKPFNIAPGAILYIPLENADSTTAQNPEGKSLNNMIVELLSSNVFS; the protein is encoded by the coding sequence ATGAAAGTAACCTTGCGTTATTTATTACTACTTTGTATGTCTATTGTTTCTTTTTCGACTTTTTCTAAACAACTAACTACTAGTATCGACATCGTCATTAATGGTACGAGAGCTTTCACAGTCAAATACCCAAGCCACCCTAGACTAGACAAAGTCGTCATCGATGCTTTAGAGAAAAGCCATTTTGGTATTGAAGACATTAACTGGCTTTCTTCTGGGCTTTATGAGCAAAGTATTCCTGTTAAAAACGCTTCACAAGCAATACACAAACTTCTCCGATCAGCTGAAGGGAAAATGAATACCCAATGGAAAACATTAGATGAAAAGCTCCAGTCTATGCAGTTTTCTGATAGATACTCTGCTTCAATAGACCCTGACTTTACACGACTATCGATTGAGAACAATCCTCGCTTATTTGGTCATTACTCGCTCACATTAAATACAGTTCCCAGTCAAGTCACCATTTTGGGCAACGTGATTAAGCCAGGAGCATTGCCATGGGCCCCTAGAAAACCCATTCAACAATACCTAGAACAAGCTCAGCTTATAAATCCTGCTATTGGGAACATATGGGTAATTCAACCTGATGGAAAGATCTACCACCCTCCAGTCGGATATTGGAATTCAAAACCTTTTAATATTGCTCCCGGTGCCATTCTTTATATCCCGTTAGAAAATGCTGACTCAACAACAGCACAAAATCCTGAAGGCAAGAGCCTGAATAACATGATAGTAGAACTTTTAAGTAGTAATGTTTTCTCATGA
- a CDS encoding YjbH domain-containing protein: MMIKTDFKTKLTRIVFYSTTCLLSANIAADEFSHPVMTYSQSDFGGVGLLQMPTARMKPEGEFTFGTTYNSEYTHYTGSLQLFSWLESTIRYTQVHDVLYSSDSNFSGDTDYTDKSIDVKLGLLSESYWLPELSVGAQDIGGTGLFDGEYVVANKRYKNLDFTLGVGWGYIGNSANLSGSKSNSSDCGRNTSYSGDTGTVDLNRMFTGCSALFGGVQYQTAYQPLQLKLEYDGNDYQSDFPVTSGSTDMPSSTPWNFGLVYSPTDWAVLRVSYERGNTLTAGISLKTNLSTLKPTWVDTPSPNYKPQPAKTELTTSEWKKLNKDIQAIAGYEQTTLYQSEAAITLKGKPTKYRNLDEAHQRASYLIADTGLESDKINIIDSNEHLPLTETTIHTAALKRVAENDYPDSKFQDSSATANPQPILGEVKTHSNDDWSFGVAPVLQQSFGGSEDFYLYAIGVNANSTYNLTNNWKISNTIYGNILDNYDKFNYTVPPDGTDLKRVRTLSRQYYDKTIRIDNLQLTYFSHYGNSIYSQIYTGYLETMFAGTGTEWLYRPIDSNWALGSDINYVIQRDPDTVLGLFSQERHYDAQTGRYYNVQTGVATGHATMYWEPKFWQAIDNTLVKFSAGRYLSGDVGVTLDFSKQFDSGIIAGAFVTKTNLSADEYGEGSYTKGFYISIPLDLLTVRPSRERANISWLPLQRDGGQMLNKKYDLYSITDMRSPWYTRTIKE, encoded by the coding sequence ATGATGATAAAAACAGATTTCAAAACAAAGCTGACAAGAATAGTATTTTATTCCACCACATGCCTTCTTTCTGCCAATATCGCAGCCGATGAGTTCAGTCATCCAGTGATGACCTATTCGCAATCAGATTTTGGTGGCGTGGGCCTATTGCAAATGCCGACTGCCCGAATGAAACCAGAAGGAGAGTTTACTTTTGGTACAACATATAACAGCGAATATACACATTACACAGGGTCCCTTCAGCTATTTTCATGGCTAGAGTCCACTATCCGATATACCCAAGTTCACGATGTTCTTTATAGTAGTGACTCAAACTTTAGCGGTGATACAGACTATACCGACAAGTCAATTGACGTCAAATTAGGCCTGTTGAGCGAGAGTTATTGGCTACCCGAGTTATCTGTTGGAGCGCAAGACATCGGAGGCACTGGTTTATTTGATGGAGAATATGTTGTAGCCAATAAACGCTATAAAAATCTCGACTTTACCCTAGGGGTCGGTTGGGGCTACATCGGTAACAGCGCAAATCTTTCCGGCTCGAAATCCAACTCCAGTGATTGTGGCCGTAACACTAGTTATTCTGGAGACACTGGGACTGTAGATCTAAACCGTATGTTCACTGGATGTAGTGCTTTGTTTGGCGGAGTACAATACCAAACAGCCTACCAACCTCTTCAATTGAAACTAGAGTACGATGGCAACGACTATCAAAGTGACTTTCCGGTTACTAGTGGTAGTACCGATATGCCTTCATCTACACCGTGGAATTTTGGGCTAGTTTATTCACCAACAGATTGGGCAGTCTTGAGGGTTAGCTACGAGCGAGGCAATACACTTACCGCAGGTATTTCTCTTAAAACAAATCTTTCGACGCTTAAGCCAACTTGGGTTGATACACCTTCTCCAAATTACAAACCACAGCCAGCCAAAACGGAGCTTACAACCAGTGAATGGAAAAAGCTGAATAAAGACATTCAAGCAATTGCAGGCTACGAACAAACGACCTTGTATCAATCTGAGGCAGCAATAACACTAAAAGGCAAACCAACTAAGTATAGAAACTTAGATGAAGCCCACCAACGCGCATCTTACCTTATCGCAGACACAGGCCTAGAATCCGATAAGATAAACATCATAGACTCAAATGAACACTTGCCTTTGACCGAAACGACCATCCACACCGCTGCATTAAAGCGTGTCGCAGAGAACGACTACCCTGATTCAAAGTTTCAAGATTCAAGTGCAACTGCTAATCCTCAGCCGATTTTAGGAGAAGTCAAAACCCATTCTAACGATGACTGGAGTTTTGGCGTTGCTCCTGTATTGCAGCAGTCATTTGGTGGTTCAGAAGATTTCTACCTCTACGCAATTGGCGTTAACGCCAACTCAACCTATAACCTGACCAACAATTGGAAAATATCGAACACAATCTACGGTAACATATTGGATAATTACGATAAGTTTAACTACACAGTTCCACCTGATGGTACTGACCTCAAGCGCGTTCGTACTTTATCTCGCCAATATTATGACAAAACGATAAGGATCGATAACTTACAGCTGACCTACTTTAGCCACTACGGAAACTCTATCTATAGTCAAATATATACTGGTTATTTAGAGACCATGTTTGCCGGAACGGGCACAGAATGGCTCTATAGGCCAATAGACAGCAATTGGGCACTAGGTAGTGATATCAATTATGTTATCCAACGTGATCCTGACACAGTGCTAGGGCTTTTCTCACAAGAGAGGCACTATGATGCGCAGACAGGGCGATACTACAATGTACAGACTGGTGTTGCTACAGGGCATGCTACCATGTATTGGGAGCCAAAGTTCTGGCAAGCTATCGACAATACTTTGGTGAAATTTAGTGCTGGTCGTTACCTTTCTGGGGATGTCGGCGTAACGTTAGATTTTTCAAAACAGTTTGATAGTGGAATCATTGCGGGAGCCTTTGTTACCAAAACAAACCTGTCTGCCGATGAATACGGTGAAGGTAGTTATACAAAAGGTTTCTATATTTCAATACCGCTAGATTTACTCACTGTGCGGCCTAGTCGTGAGCGTGCAAATATATCTTGGTTACCATTACAAAGAGATGGTGGCCAGATGTTAAACAAGAAATATGACCTCTATTCCATCACAGACATGCGCTCCCCTTGGTATACTCGAACTATCAAAGAGTAA
- a CDS encoding S1 family peptidase: MYSFKIILTLSAIFLLNGCASSNGKTLQADNHPTVDYEFIGVPVLFFGNGTSVPLSKDLSITAAHVAKLGYDKVVAYHPACDIAIITTDNTPLEIPFAGEVFSGEKVTTFGMDIFGDVLTSQGIYHRDLNFINDRDYTSCPASIMDAPIQAGMSGGGVYNTKNQLVGIITAIASKKDTHLLNGEPLNIERLSIFVSMLYLKPWIDTTIQSYYK; this comes from the coding sequence ATGTACTCGTTCAAAATAATACTAACACTGTCAGCAATATTTCTTCTAAATGGCTGTGCCAGCAGCAATGGCAAAACGTTGCAAGCTGACAACCACCCAACCGTAGACTATGAATTCATTGGTGTACCAGTACTTTTCTTCGGCAATGGTACGAGCGTCCCCCTATCAAAAGATCTGAGTATCACCGCAGCCCATGTAGCAAAATTAGGTTACGACAAAGTTGTTGCCTACCACCCCGCTTGCGACATCGCAATAATTACTACTGATAACACTCCTTTAGAGATTCCTTTTGCTGGTGAAGTGTTTTCTGGAGAGAAGGTGACGACATTTGGCATGGACATATTTGGAGATGTGCTTACCAGCCAAGGAATATATCATCGAGATTTAAATTTTATTAACGACAGGGACTACACTAGCTGCCCTGCGAGTATTATGGATGCGCCGATTCAGGCTGGGATGAGCGGCGGTGGTGTATACAACACTAAAAACCAGCTTGTGGGAATAATTACAGCCATCGCAAGCAAAAAAGACACGCATTTACTAAATGGCGAACCGCTGAATATAGAGCGACTCAGCATTTTTGTTTCTATGCTCTACTTAAAACCTTGGATTGACACCACAATACAAAGTTACTACAAATGA
- a CDS encoding DUF2986 domain-containing protein: MNRKKKINQILKSKQKKKNAKLHKSNKPKYISKAEREKMALEQAQTEDTCIVSEGDA; this comes from the coding sequence ATGAATAGAAAAAAGAAGATCAACCAGATCCTTAAGAGCAAACAAAAAAAGAAGAATGCTAAGTTACATAAAAGCAATAAGCCCAAATATATCTCCAAAGCCGAGCGAGAGAAAATGGCATTAGAGCAAGCACAAACTGAAGATACGTGCATTGTTTCTGAAGGTGACGCTTAA